In Odontesthes bonariensis isolate fOdoBon6 chromosome 6, fOdoBon6.hap1, whole genome shotgun sequence, one genomic interval encodes:
- the LOC142381869 gene encoding nuclear receptor subfamily 5 group A member 2-like isoform X1 — MLGDKAHGVTLKVMEYTYDDDLEELCPVCGDKVSGYHYGLLTCESCKGFFKRTVQNNKRYTCAENQECKIDKTQRKRCPFCRFQKCLNVGMRLEAVRADRMRGGRNKFGPMYKRDRALKQQKKALIRSNGFKLENAAPPPASPLQTDYSFTGTLHTLPAISKSLLPTLPGSITPTDYEGGLYAPSSLGMAMQSHVPLNPQYQYTAFPNRAIKAECPDYTSSPESLTGYPYPDMYPSASPQPPSLPPLVLELLRCDPDELAVQNKIVTHLQQEQSGRGRLDKPSTFSLMCRMADQTLFSIVEWARSCIFFKELRVGDQMKLLHNCWSELLVLDHIFRQVQHGKEDSILLVTGQEVEMSSILLQGEATLSSLVQRGQELAARLRALQVDRREIACLKFLLLFNPNVKLLENQAFVEGVQEQVNGALLEYTLSTYPQFQDKFSQLVVRLPELRSLSTQAEDYLCYMHLSGEVPCNNLLIEMLHAKRACV; from the exons GTGTGACTCTGAAGGTCATGGAATACACGTATGACGATGACCTGGAAGAACTGTGTCCTGTGTGCGGAGACAAAGTGTCCGGATACCACTACGGCCTGCTCACCTGCGAGAGCTGCAAG GGCTTCTTCAAGAGGACGGTGCAGAACAACAAGAGGTACACGTGCGCGGAAAACCAGGAGTGTAAAATAGACAAGACCCAGAGGAAGAGATGTCCTTTCTGCCGCTTCCAGAAATGCCTCAACGTGGGGATGCGGCTCGaag CGGTGCGGGCCGATCGTATGCGTGGGGGGAGGAATAAATTTGGCCCCATGTACAAGCGAGACAGGGCCttgaagcagcagaagaagGCTTTGATACGATCCAACGGGTTCAAGCTGGAGAACGCGGCCCCTCCGCCGGCCTCTCCGCTGCAGACCGACTACAGCTTCACCGGCACCTTGCACACGCTGCCCGCCATCTCCAAAAGCTTGCTGCCCACCCTGCCCGGCTCCATCACCCCCACAGACTATGAGGGCGGCCTGTACGCGCCCTCGTCCCTGGGCATGGCCATGCAGTCCCACGTGCCTCTGAACCCGCAGTACCAGTACACGGCCTTCCCCAACCGGGCCATCAAAGCCGAGTGCCCCGACTACACCAGCTCCCCCGAGTCCCTGACAGGATACCCCTACCCCGACATGTACCCGTCGGCCTCGCCGCAGCCGCCCAGCCTGCCGCCGCTGGTGCTGGAGCTGCTGCGCTGCGATCCGGACGAGCTGGCGGTGCAGAATAAGATCGTCACCCACCTGCAGCAGGAGCAGAGCGGACGGGGCCGGCTGGACAAGCCcagcaccttcagcctcatGTGCCGCATGGCGGACCAGACCCTGTTCTCCATCGTGGAGTGGGCCCGGAGCTGCATCTTCTTCAAGGAGCTCAGG GTGGGGGATCAAATGAAGCTCCTCCACAACTGCTGGTCTGAACTTCTGGTCCTGGATCACATTTTCAGACAAGTGCAGCACGGAAAGGAAGACAGCATCCTGCTGGTGACCGGCCAGGAG GTTGAAATGTCCTCCATCCTGTTGCAAGGTGAGGCGACTCTGTCCAGCCTGGTGCAGAGAGGTCAGGAGCTGGCGGCGAGGCTGCGGGCGCTGCAGGTCGACCGCAGAGAGATCGCCTGTCTGAAGTTCCTCCTCCTGTTCAACCCCA ACGTGAAGCTGCTGGAGAACCAGGCGTTTGTGGAGGGCGTGCAGGAGCAGGTGAACGGCGCTCTGCTGGAGTACACCCTGTCCACCTACCCTCAGTTCCAGGACAAGTTCAGCCAGCTGGTGGTCCGGCTCCCGGAGCTGCGCTCCCTCAGCACGCAGGCCGAGGACTACCTGTGCTACATGCACCTGAGCGGAGAGGTGCCCTGCAACAACCTGCTCATCGAGATGCTGCACGCCAAGCGAGCGTGTGTGTGA
- the LOC142381869 gene encoding nuclear receptor subfamily 5 group A member 2-like isoform X2, which produces MEYTYDDDLEELCPVCGDKVSGYHYGLLTCESCKGFFKRTVQNNKRYTCAENQECKIDKTQRKRCPFCRFQKCLNVGMRLEAVRADRMRGGRNKFGPMYKRDRALKQQKKALIRSNGFKLENAAPPPASPLQTDYSFTGTLHTLPAISKSLLPTLPGSITPTDYEGGLYAPSSLGMAMQSHVPLNPQYQYTAFPNRAIKAECPDYTSSPESLTGYPYPDMYPSASPQPPSLPPLVLELLRCDPDELAVQNKIVTHLQQEQSGRGRLDKPSTFSLMCRMADQTLFSIVEWARSCIFFKELRVGDQMKLLHNCWSELLVLDHIFRQVQHGKEDSILLVTGQEVEMSSILLQGEATLSSLVQRGQELAARLRALQVDRREIACLKFLLLFNPNVKLLENQAFVEGVQEQVNGALLEYTLSTYPQFQDKFSQLVVRLPELRSLSTQAEDYLCYMHLSGEVPCNNLLIEMLHAKRACV; this is translated from the exons ATGGAATACACGTATGACGATGACCTGGAAGAACTGTGTCCTGTGTGCGGAGACAAAGTGTCCGGATACCACTACGGCCTGCTCACCTGCGAGAGCTGCAAG GGCTTCTTCAAGAGGACGGTGCAGAACAACAAGAGGTACACGTGCGCGGAAAACCAGGAGTGTAAAATAGACAAGACCCAGAGGAAGAGATGTCCTTTCTGCCGCTTCCAGAAATGCCTCAACGTGGGGATGCGGCTCGaag CGGTGCGGGCCGATCGTATGCGTGGGGGGAGGAATAAATTTGGCCCCATGTACAAGCGAGACAGGGCCttgaagcagcagaagaagGCTTTGATACGATCCAACGGGTTCAAGCTGGAGAACGCGGCCCCTCCGCCGGCCTCTCCGCTGCAGACCGACTACAGCTTCACCGGCACCTTGCACACGCTGCCCGCCATCTCCAAAAGCTTGCTGCCCACCCTGCCCGGCTCCATCACCCCCACAGACTATGAGGGCGGCCTGTACGCGCCCTCGTCCCTGGGCATGGCCATGCAGTCCCACGTGCCTCTGAACCCGCAGTACCAGTACACGGCCTTCCCCAACCGGGCCATCAAAGCCGAGTGCCCCGACTACACCAGCTCCCCCGAGTCCCTGACAGGATACCCCTACCCCGACATGTACCCGTCGGCCTCGCCGCAGCCGCCCAGCCTGCCGCCGCTGGTGCTGGAGCTGCTGCGCTGCGATCCGGACGAGCTGGCGGTGCAGAATAAGATCGTCACCCACCTGCAGCAGGAGCAGAGCGGACGGGGCCGGCTGGACAAGCCcagcaccttcagcctcatGTGCCGCATGGCGGACCAGACCCTGTTCTCCATCGTGGAGTGGGCCCGGAGCTGCATCTTCTTCAAGGAGCTCAGG GTGGGGGATCAAATGAAGCTCCTCCACAACTGCTGGTCTGAACTTCTGGTCCTGGATCACATTTTCAGACAAGTGCAGCACGGAAAGGAAGACAGCATCCTGCTGGTGACCGGCCAGGAG GTTGAAATGTCCTCCATCCTGTTGCAAGGTGAGGCGACTCTGTCCAGCCTGGTGCAGAGAGGTCAGGAGCTGGCGGCGAGGCTGCGGGCGCTGCAGGTCGACCGCAGAGAGATCGCCTGTCTGAAGTTCCTCCTCCTGTTCAACCCCA ACGTGAAGCTGCTGGAGAACCAGGCGTTTGTGGAGGGCGTGCAGGAGCAGGTGAACGGCGCTCTGCTGGAGTACACCCTGTCCACCTACCCTCAGTTCCAGGACAAGTTCAGCCAGCTGGTGGTCCGGCTCCCGGAGCTGCGCTCCCTCAGCACGCAGGCCGAGGACTACCTGTGCTACATGCACCTGAGCGGAGAGGTGCCCTGCAACAACCTGCTCATCGAGATGCTGCACGCCAAGCGAGCGTGTGTGTGA